One Nonomuraea angiospora DNA segment encodes these proteins:
- a CDS encoding TetR/AcrR family transcriptional regulator, whose amino-acid sequence MPRQVDHDQRRRQIAEAVWRLATRGGLEDVTLRQVAAEAGVSARLLQYYFGTRDELLLGALEILNDDAEQRARERLAKLGEAPGMHAIVRGVLFELLPLDEERRSRHLVYAAYFVRFLTDPALAKVAQGAPRALENLVTGLLVQGQQSGQVPLNINAAAEAAFLVAGAEGMQSSVLLRQRSAEDAIAMIDHQLARIFTTTNSA is encoded by the coding sequence ATGCCACGACAGGTGGACCACGACCAGCGCCGCCGCCAGATCGCAGAAGCTGTCTGGCGCCTAGCCACCCGCGGTGGCCTGGAAGACGTCACCCTGAGGCAGGTCGCCGCGGAGGCTGGGGTTTCCGCCCGGCTGCTGCAGTACTACTTCGGCACCCGCGACGAGCTGCTGCTCGGCGCGCTGGAGATCCTCAACGACGACGCCGAGCAGCGGGCCCGCGAACGCCTCGCAAAGCTCGGCGAAGCGCCTGGCATGCACGCGATTGTGCGCGGAGTGCTGTTCGAGCTGCTCCCGCTGGATGAGGAACGGCGCAGCCGGCACCTGGTGTACGCCGCCTACTTCGTCCGCTTCCTGACCGACCCCGCCCTGGCCAAAGTCGCCCAAGGCGCACCGCGCGCGCTGGAGAACCTGGTCACCGGCCTGCTCGTGCAAGGGCAGCAGTCCGGCCAGGTACCCCTGAACATCAACGCCGCGGCCGAGGCCGCGTTCCTGGTGGCAGGCGCCGAGGGGATGCAGTCCAGCGTTCTGCTGAGGCAGCGGTCCGCCGAAGACGCCATAGCCATGATCGACCACCAACTTGCCCGCATCTTCACCACGACCAACTCCGCATGA
- a CDS encoding transposase: MSLLSDAAGVESSRVLSRFRNNVYACLRARADALFELADALLCEWGPVHSPVNPTLSPEYRRGHGALYGSLNHGRINVQQLREVLASLPLPRWPHVLDGAAGCGATGTG; encoded by the coding sequence GTGAGTCTGCTGAGTGATGCCGCCGGTGTCGAGTCCTCCAGAGTGCTGTCTCGGTTCCGGAACAACGTCTACGCCTGCCTCAGGGCACGGGCCGATGCGTTGTTCGAGCTGGCCGACGCGCTGTTGTGCGAGTGGGGGCCGGTGCATTCGCCGGTGAATCCGACCTTGTCGCCGGAGTACCGGCGCGGGCACGGTGCCTTGTACGGCAGCCTGAACCACGGTCGGATCAACGTGCAACAGCTCCGTGAAGTGCTGGCCTCGCTGCCGTTACCGCGCTGGCCGCACGTCCTGGACGGCGCCGCTGGATGTGGTGCGACTGGGACCGGCTGA
- a CDS encoding TetR/AcrR family transcriptional regulator, with protein sequence MAQAARRLFVTQGWTATTVRDVAREAGVSVLTVYSVYGNKAACPVPWPMPPACRPTPRGNSPNWRRRTRRPGDIYAGLCNIDVYTTLTTERGWSPDRVEQWWGDILARELLN encoded by the coding sequence ATCGCCCAGGCCGCACGCCGTCTCTTCGTCACTCAAGGGTGGACGGCGACGACCGTACGCGATGTGGCACGCGAGGCGGGCGTCTCCGTGCTGACGGTCTACTCGGTGTACGGCAACAAGGCGGCCTGCCCCGTGCCCTGGCCGATGCCGCCGGCTTGTCGGCCGACCCCGCGCGGCAACTCTCCGAACTGGAGGCGGCGGACGCGACGCCCCGGCGACATCTACGCGGGTCTGTGCAACATCGACGTCTACACCACCCTCACCACCGAACGCGGCTGGTCACCCGACCGGGTCGAGCAGTGGTGGGGCGACATACTGGCCCGCGAGCTCCTGAACTGA
- a CDS encoding alpha/beta hydrolase — MEHVTFNSLGTRCAGDLYLPETSEPVPGLVLGHSGVMVKEALAFFAPYFVEAGFAVLAIDYRTVGSSEGEPRGQDYPERQVEDFRSAVSYLQTRPEIQPDRIGVWGVSIGGSVAAQAAVLDRRIKCVVVQSPSVWNGWRYLERLQGRAAVHALRERLQQDWQQRYEGGQSARVPHLTLDHDTVKDTPDMSTRLFPTYRNEKTLDSAEHLLTFAPEDIIHRLAPTPLLMIANGGWDPYHMLEEAQSAFDKAGEPKRLVVLPYDVLGLYTGPGLEEAMALAIDWFDLHLRETRLADVTPTPTYESVAAMTQ; from the coding sequence ATGGAACACGTCACCTTCAACAGCCTCGGCACCCGCTGCGCGGGCGATCTGTACCTCCCCGAGACGAGCGAGCCCGTTCCCGGGTTGGTGCTCGGGCACAGTGGGGTGATGGTGAAGGAGGCGCTGGCCTTCTTCGCGCCGTACTTCGTCGAAGCCGGGTTCGCGGTGCTGGCCATCGACTACCGCACGGTCGGCTCCAGCGAGGGAGAGCCGCGCGGCCAGGACTACCCGGAGCGGCAGGTGGAGGACTTCCGCAGCGCCGTGTCCTATCTGCAGACCCGCCCCGAGATCCAGCCCGATCGCATCGGGGTGTGGGGCGTCAGCATCGGCGGCTCGGTGGCCGCCCAGGCCGCCGTGCTCGACCGGCGCATCAAGTGCGTGGTGGTGCAGAGCCCCAGCGTGTGGAACGGATGGCGCTACCTGGAGCGGCTCCAGGGCCGCGCCGCTGTCCACGCGCTCCGCGAGCGGCTCCAGCAGGACTGGCAGCAGCGTTACGAAGGCGGGCAGAGCGCCCGCGTGCCGCACCTGACGCTGGACCACGACACCGTGAAGGACACCCCGGACATGTCGACCCGCCTGTTTCCCACTTACCGCAACGAGAAGACCCTTGACTCGGCCGAGCACCTGCTCACCTTCGCGCCGGAAGACATCATCCACCGGCTCGCCCCGACGCCGCTGCTGATGATCGCCAACGGCGGCTGGGACCCGTACCACATGCTCGAGGAGGCGCAGAGCGCCTTCGACAAGGCGGGCGAGCCCAAGCGGCTCGTGGTGCTTCCCTACGACGTGCTTGGCCTCTACACCGGCCCAGGCCTGGAAGAGGCGATGGCGCTCGCGATCGACTGGTTCGACCTTCACCTCCGGGAGACCCGGCTCGCGGACGTCACCCCGACCCCCACCTACGAGTCGGTCGCCGCCATGACACAGTGA
- a CDS encoding GbsR/MarR family transcriptional regulator has product MSTEEQRDRLLRWVERVAAFCVEEWGLPPITGRILGWLMICDPAEQSAGQIAESIQASRASLTSNMRFLTTIGLVRKVRRPGDRTGYYRIEDDAWQKVIQRKLESLSAFGEIADEGLGIAGGEGHRAERIKAAHDSLAWLQDLAARHPLRH; this is encoded by the coding sequence ATGAGCACTGAGGAGCAGCGGGACCGCCTGCTTCGATGGGTGGAGCGGGTGGCCGCCTTCTGCGTCGAGGAGTGGGGGCTGCCGCCCATCACCGGACGCATCCTCGGATGGCTCATGATCTGCGATCCGGCCGAGCAGTCCGCCGGCCAGATCGCGGAGTCGATCCAGGCCAGCCGGGCCTCGCTCACCTCGAACATGCGGTTCCTCACGACCATCGGCCTGGTCAGGAAGGTGAGAAGGCCCGGTGACCGCACCGGGTACTACCGCATCGAGGACGACGCCTGGCAGAAGGTCATCCAGCGCAAGCTCGAAAGCCTGAGCGCGTTCGGCGAGATCGCCGACGAAGGGCTCGGCATCGCGGGCGGCGAGGGACACCGCGCCGAACGCATCAAGGCCGCCCACGACTCCCTGGCGTGGCTGCAGGACCTCGCAGCCCGCCATCCGCTACGCCACTAA
- a CDS encoding IS110 family transposase produces the protein MARGEKKTKKRRIVGGVDTHANTHHAAVVMMNGGRIADAQFPATSAGYEQLVEWMRSFGRLHAVGVEGTGSYGAALARHLRAGGIVVIEVNRPDRRQRRNVGKSDPLDAYAAADAVLAGRATARPKSGDGIVESIRVIHLARSGAVKARTACLNELRGLLVTAPASLRERLPGLGAEPLTRACARLRPAGDLAAPEQSAKLALRSLARRYQALTAEIDGLHLQLKALIARARPDLLSIHGVGVETAAQLLTTCGDNPDRLTSESAFAALCGVAPIPASSGKTTRHRLSRGGDRQANRALHMIALTRMAWCPRTRAYVDRRTADGKSKAEIRRCLKRYIARELFKALTSKTNPTSDLRSAA, from the coding sequence ATGGCACGAGGCGAAAAGAAGACGAAGAAACGACGGATCGTCGGCGGAGTCGACACCCACGCCAACACCCACCACGCCGCAGTGGTGATGATGAACGGCGGCCGGATTGCTGATGCCCAGTTTCCGGCCACCAGCGCAGGCTATGAGCAGTTAGTGGAGTGGATGCGCTCGTTCGGCCGGCTTCATGCCGTCGGTGTTGAGGGCACCGGCTCCTACGGTGCCGCTCTAGCCCGTCACCTGCGTGCCGGGGGCATCGTCGTCATCGAGGTCAACCGGCCAGATCGGCGACAGCGCCGCAATGTGGGCAAGTCCGACCCGCTGGACGCCTATGCGGCCGCCGACGCCGTTCTGGCGGGACGGGCCACGGCGCGGCCCAAGAGCGGCGACGGGATCGTGGAATCCATCAGGGTCATCCACCTCGCGCGCTCCGGTGCGGTGAAGGCGCGCACGGCCTGCCTCAACGAGTTGCGCGGTCTGCTCGTCACCGCACCCGCCAGCCTTCGCGAACGCCTACCCGGACTGGGCGCTGAGCCATTGACCCGCGCGTGCGCCCGCCTGCGACCAGCCGGCGATCTGGCTGCCCCCGAGCAGAGCGCCAAGCTAGCCCTGCGCAGCCTGGCGCGCCGCTATCAGGCCCTTACCGCCGAGATCGATGGTCTCCACCTTCAGCTGAAGGCCTTGATCGCCAGGGCTCGGCCGGATCTGCTGAGCATTCACGGTGTCGGGGTCGAGACCGCTGCCCAGCTTCTGACCACCTGCGGCGACAATCCCGACCGGCTCACCTCCGAGAGTGCCTTCGCGGCCCTGTGCGGCGTGGCACCCATCCCCGCCTCCAGCGGCAAGACCACCCGACATCGGCTTTCCCGAGGCGGCGACCGCCAGGCCAACCGTGCCCTTCACATGATCGCGCTGACTCGCATGGCCTGGTGCCCCCGAACCCGCGCATACGTCGACCGCCGCACCGCCGATGGCAAGTCCAAAGCCGAGATCCGACGCTGCCTCAAGCGCTACATCGCCCGCGAGCTCTTCAAAGCTCTCACCAGCAAGACCAACCCAACTAGCGATCTTCGTAGTGCCGCTTGA
- a CDS encoding class I SAM-dependent methyltransferase: MSRWQPRLGLIQETLLLTLYARALDARLPSPILGDTLSADLADRIDYDFGKLKLKPNLVLTTALRAKKLDDVVRAFTAAHPGCVVLDLGCGLDTRMLRCDLPPGVDWYDVDFPEVVKLRSECLPDGSHLVGADLTTSGWLKAVPGDRPAMIVAEGLLPFMPGDSFQRMTRELAGRFPSGELALNGYTRFAAWAMKYHPTIKALGIKAAQGFDDPHEPESWGAGLELVEEQILTHAPEVAQFPQPLRALTRLTAPSTALSRQGARILRYRF, encoded by the coding sequence ATGTCCCGTTGGCAACCCCGTCTCGGGCTGATCCAGGAAACGCTGCTACTCACCCTCTACGCCAGAGCTCTGGACGCCAGGCTGCCCAGCCCGATTCTGGGTGACACGCTCTCCGCCGACCTGGCCGACAGGATCGACTACGACTTCGGCAAGCTGAAGCTCAAGCCCAACCTCGTCCTCACCACGGCATTGCGCGCCAAGAAGCTGGACGACGTCGTCCGGGCCTTCACCGCCGCTCATCCCGGCTGCGTGGTGCTCGACCTGGGCTGCGGCCTGGACACCAGGATGCTTCGCTGCGACCTCCCGCCGGGCGTCGACTGGTACGACGTCGACTTCCCGGAAGTGGTGAAGCTGCGGTCCGAATGCCTGCCCGACGGCTCCCACCTGGTCGGAGCCGACCTCACCACCTCCGGCTGGCTGAAGGCCGTCCCCGGCGACCGGCCCGCGATGATCGTCGCCGAGGGGCTGCTCCCGTTCATGCCCGGGGACTCCTTCCAGCGGATGACCCGCGAACTGGCCGGCCGATTCCCTTCGGGTGAGCTCGCGCTCAACGGCTACACGCGATTCGCCGCCTGGGCCATGAAGTATCACCCGACCATCAAGGCGCTCGGCATCAAGGCCGCCCAGGGGTTCGACGATCCGCACGAGCCGGAGTCCTGGGGTGCCGGCCTCGAACTGGTCGAGGAGCAGATCCTCACCCACGCGCCGGAAGTGGCACAGTTCCCGCAACCGCTTCGCGCGCTGACGCGTCTCACCGCCCCCAGTACGGCCCTGTCGCGGCAAGGGGCGCGCATTCTCCGCTATCGGTTCTGA
- a CDS encoding serine hydrolase domain-containing protein, protein MFVTHLAMVAALITAINVAPQYGQPDLRRDVERIVASGVAGVQARVTGEGRSMVAMAGVADLRTKSPVPLNGYFRIGSSNKAFVATVVLQLAGEGKLSLDDTVDRWLPGLIKGRGNDGRKISVRDLLQHTSGIIDDYPYPTAIASSHQYRRHWHDTYTPQQVISRAMRHKPAFAPGKGWLYSNTGYAALGLIVKQATSRPWHEEVKRRVIEPLGLKHTRWPAGSAELPRPHARGYSVFKTSEGFVDTTRHRDADASGGFISTTADLDRFFTALLGGKLLRPVELAEMRKTVPVARELQRIWPGARYGLGLVQRPLPCGGTYLGHGGDILGFMTRTGVTADGKRSVVISVSTERFDSAKRALQIEAAVDRLVNRALCNTR, encoded by the coding sequence ATGTTCGTCACACATTTGGCAATGGTCGCCGCGCTGATCACCGCGATCAATGTCGCACCCCAATACGGCCAGCCGGACCTACGGCGGGATGTTGAGAGGATCGTCGCCAGCGGAGTCGCCGGGGTGCAGGCGCGTGTCACGGGCGAGGGCAGGAGCATGGTCGCGATGGCTGGCGTCGCCGATCTCCGGACGAAGAGCCCGGTGCCGCTGAACGGATATTTCCGGATCGGCTCCAGCAACAAGGCTTTCGTCGCCACCGTGGTGCTGCAACTGGCCGGCGAGGGGAAGCTGTCACTCGACGACACTGTGGACAGGTGGCTACCCGGGCTGATCAAAGGGCGCGGCAACGACGGGCGGAAGATCTCCGTCCGCGACCTGCTCCAGCACACCAGCGGGATCATCGATGACTACCCGTACCCGACCGCCATCGCGTCCTCCCACCAATACCGCCGCCACTGGCACGACACCTACACCCCGCAGCAGGTCATCTCCAGGGCGATGCGCCACAAGCCGGCCTTCGCACCCGGCAAGGGCTGGCTTTACTCCAATACCGGGTACGCCGCTCTCGGCCTGATCGTTAAGCAGGCGACCAGCCGCCCCTGGCATGAGGAGGTGAAGCGGCGCGTCATCGAGCCGCTGGGCCTGAAGCATACGCGTTGGCCTGCGGGATCGGCCGAGCTGCCGCGGCCCCATGCGCGTGGGTACAGCGTGTTCAAGACCAGCGAGGGATTCGTCGACACCACCCGGCATCGCGACGCGGACGCCTCGGGCGGGTTCATCTCCACCACAGCAGACCTCGATCGCTTCTTCACGGCCCTGCTCGGCGGCAAACTCCTGCGGCCCGTGGAGCTTGCCGAGATGCGCAAAACCGTCCCCGTTGCCAGGGAGTTGCAGCGAATCTGGCCAGGTGCCCGCTACGGACTCGGCCTGGTGCAACGCCCACTGCCTTGTGGCGGCACGTATTTGGGGCACGGGGGGGACATCCTCGGCTTCATGACCAGAACGGGTGTCACCGCTGACGGGAAACGCAGTGTTGTGATCTCCGTTTCAACTGAGCGCTTCGATTCGGCAAAGCGCGCTCTGCAGATCGAGGCCGCCGTCGACCGGCTTGTCAACCGGGCTCTGTGCAACACCAGATAA
- a CDS encoding pyridoxamine 5'-phosphate oxidase family protein, whose amino-acid sequence MTVEPHEVTEVLNRPISQELLARDVIRMAYVAKDGTPRNIPIIFAWNGTEIVVCTPKNAPKLQSLRENPMVAFTIDTESHPPKILLIRGRAELDYVDDIPQEYLQSTSTYEMTPEQRVVWEAEVRSLYIDGMVRVVVTPTWAKLIDFETTLPSPVEELIRQRAERQSA is encoded by the coding sequence ATGACTGTGGAACCGCACGAGGTCACCGAGGTTCTGAACCGGCCGATCAGCCAGGAGCTGCTGGCCCGTGACGTGATTCGCATGGCGTACGTCGCCAAGGACGGCACGCCCCGCAACATCCCGATCATCTTCGCCTGGAACGGCACGGAGATCGTCGTGTGCACGCCGAAGAACGCGCCGAAGCTCCAGTCTCTGCGCGAGAACCCGATGGTGGCCTTCACGATCGACACCGAGTCGCATCCGCCGAAGATCCTGCTCATCCGGGGACGGGCCGAGCTGGACTACGTCGACGACATCCCGCAGGAGTACCTGCAGTCGACCAGCACCTACGAGATGACACCCGAGCAGCGGGTCGTCTGGGAAGCGGAAGTGCGCTCCCTCTACATCGACGGCATGGTCCGCGTCGTGGTCACCCCGACCTGGGCGAAACTGATCGACTTCGAGACGACCCTGCCGAGCCCGGTCGAGGAACTCATCCGCCAGCGAGCCGAACGTCAGAGCGCCTGA
- a CDS encoding RidA family protein translates to MPKRWNPAGVPAPIGSYSHVATVPANTTLVFVSGQVGNLRDGSLAGPDALSQTRQVFANLRSVLDEFGATPDDVVKLLTFVSGTEHLPGFRAARDDVFAEWYPGGDVPAHSLAVVAALAAPELTVEIEAVIAVRDMPGARRDP, encoded by the coding sequence ATGCCCAAGCGCTGGAACCCTGCCGGAGTGCCGGCACCCATCGGCAGCTACAGCCACGTGGCCACGGTGCCCGCGAACACCACGCTGGTGTTCGTCTCAGGGCAGGTGGGGAATCTGCGGGACGGCTCGCTCGCGGGCCCGGACGCCCTGTCGCAGACCCGGCAGGTGTTCGCCAACCTGCGGTCCGTACTCGACGAGTTCGGGGCGACGCCGGACGATGTGGTGAAACTGCTGACCTTCGTATCGGGCACCGAGCATCTGCCCGGCTTCCGCGCCGCCAGGGACGATGTTTTCGCCGAGTGGTATCCCGGCGGCGACGTCCCGGCGCACTCCCTGGCCGTCGTCGCCGCACTCGCCGCCCCGGAGCTCACCGTGGAGATCGAGGCCGTCATCGCGGTACGTGACATGCCCGGGGCACGCCGGGATCCTTGA
- a CDS encoding transposase: MRLGPADDATAVTAAQLRGVIERLIASGQWRSGDPDVLIVADAGYDITRLAYVLRDLPVELLGRIRSDRVLRLPAPPRRYHPKGGRPPKHGGEFALADPATWPEPVVTTATDTTHYGKAETTAWDRLHPRLTHRAAWLDHEGELPLIEGTLIRLKVEHLPGDRDAPPVWLWSSKTGATSADVDRCWQAFLRRFDLEHTYRFWKQTLGWTRPELRAAQSADRWTWLLIIVHTQLRLARRLTEDLRHPWETPASRGQLTPARVRRGFRNLRTALTQPAGAPKPSRPGPGRPPGIPNRRPAPRYDVGKTVKRGRTLAALQQSGG; encoded by the coding sequence GTGCGACTGGGACCGGCTGACGACGCCACCGCCGTCACCGCCGCCCAACTGCGCGGCGTCATCGAACGGCTGATCGCCTCCGGCCAGTGGCGCAGCGGGGATCCGGACGTGCTCATCGTGGCCGACGCCGGCTACGACATCACCCGCCTGGCCTACGTCCTGCGCGACCTGCCCGTCGAACTGCTCGGCCGCATCCGCTCCGACCGAGTGCTGCGCCTGCCCGCCCCACCGCGCCGCTATCACCCCAAGGGCGGCCGGCCGCCCAAGCACGGCGGCGAGTTCGCCCTGGCCGATCCCGCCACCTGGCCCGAACCGGTGGTGACCACCGCGACGGACACCACGCACTACGGCAAGGCCGAGACCACAGCCTGGGACCGGCTGCATCCCCGGCTGACGCATCGCGCGGCCTGGCTCGATCACGAAGGCGAGTTGCCCCTCATCGAGGGCACCTTGATCCGGCTGAAGGTCGAGCACCTGCCCGGCGACCGGGACGCCCCACCGGTCTGGCTGTGGTCCTCCAAGACCGGCGCCACCAGCGCGGACGTGGACCGCTGCTGGCAGGCGTTCCTGCGCAGGTTCGACCTGGAGCACACCTACCGCTTCTGGAAGCAGACTCTCGGCTGGACCCGGCCCGAGCTGCGCGCCGCCCAATCCGCCGACCGCTGGACGTGGCTGCTCATCATCGTTCACACCCAGCTGCGCCTGGCTCGCCGTCTGACCGAGGACCTTCGTCACCCATGGGAGACACCGGCTTCGCGGGGTCAACTCACGCCCGCCCGGGTCCGGCGCGGGTTTCGGAACCTGCGCACCGCACTCACCCAACCGGCCGGTGCACCCAAACCCTCCAGACCCGGCCCAGGACGTCCACCCGGGATCCCCAATCGCCGACCCGCACCCCGCTACGACGTGGGCAAGACCGTCAAACGCGGCCGCACCCTCGCAGCACTACAACAATCCGGAGGATAA
- a CDS encoding cysteine dioxygenase family protein — translation MTEQMTAPADTSPADTTSTDSPPRPGLAELVARIRSRARRQADPRTIAEQVAEVLAETEPDVDLLTVAERAGSPDGYTRHTLHTEAAFSVSAVVWRPGQVTEIHDHLVWCSFMVLQGAETETLYDIDGDRLVEIGERHRAAGSVSGVAPPDDIHRVRNTGETVAITLHVYGADLSNGTSVRRTYEQRHDR, via the coding sequence ATGACCGAGCAGATGACCGCCCCCGCCGACACTTCCCCCGCAGACACCACCTCCACCGACTCGCCGCCCAGGCCCGGCCTGGCCGAGCTGGTCGCACGCATCCGGTCGCGCGCCCGCCGGCAGGCGGACCCGCGCACCATCGCCGAACAGGTGGCCGAAGTCCTGGCAGAGACCGAACCGGACGTGGACCTCCTCACCGTGGCCGAACGGGCCGGCTCGCCCGACGGCTACACCCGGCACACCCTGCACACCGAGGCGGCGTTCTCGGTGTCCGCGGTGGTGTGGCGGCCGGGCCAGGTGACGGAGATCCACGACCACCTGGTGTGGTGCTCGTTCATGGTGCTCCAGGGCGCCGAGACCGAGACCCTCTACGACATCGACGGCGACCGCCTGGTCGAGATCGGCGAACGGCACCGGGCCGCCGGCTCGGTCAGCGGCGTCGCCCCGCCCGACGACATCCACCGGGTCCGCAACACCGGTGAGACGGTCGCGATCACGCTGCACGTGTACGGCGCGGACCTCAGCAACGGCACCAGCGTGCGCCGCACCTACGAACAGCGCCATGATCGCTGA
- a CDS encoding transposase: MIHDRDGKFPAPTEELLADVGIQTVLTGIRMPRMNAVMERWVQSCRRELLDRCLLWNERHLRHALREYEEFYNRHRAHQALDQAAPLRAVPDPITDPAGIVDLKVRRRDRLGGVLHQYSHAA; the protein is encoded by the coding sequence TTGATCCACGACCGGGACGGGAAGTTCCCGGCCCCGACGGAGGAGCTCCTCGCCGACGTCGGCATCCAAACCGTGCTCACCGGTATCCGGATGCCGCGGATGAACGCGGTCATGGAGCGATGGGTGCAGTCGTGCCGTCGAGAGCTCCTGGATCGATGCCTGCTCTGGAACGAGCGCCATCTGCGGCATGCCTTGCGCGAGTATGAGGAGTTCTACAACCGGCACCGGGCCCATCAAGCCCTGGACCAGGCGGCTCCACTCCGCGCCGTCCCCGATCCGATCACTGATCCAGCCGGAATCGTCGACCTGAAGGTACGCCGACGAGATCGGCTCGGCGGAGTACTCCACCAATACTCACATGCTGCTTGA
- a CDS encoding LysR family transcriptional regulator — protein sequence MNLTHLRVLEAVARHGSVTEAARELHYSQPSISHHLGRLESSIGARLIQRVGRGIRLTPEGEVLAQRAREIVGRVEAASAEMAAHVGLRAGRVRVAGFQTVLSTIVPKAAAELSASYPGIELNLVDVHPVEGLRMLRAGHVDLALVFRHADTPDEEEGFRLTHLLDDPLYLISREPGQRLEDHRDSAWVGGCERCRATMVAACRQAGFTPRIAYSSDDMVVVQTLVAAGMGVATLPGLALQAHRTPGVHATEIPGNARHIFAVTYGEPPDPPATTALLKILRTTT from the coding sequence ATGAACCTGACGCACCTGCGGGTTCTCGAGGCCGTCGCCCGTCACGGGTCGGTGACCGAGGCGGCCAGGGAGCTGCACTACTCCCAGCCCTCGATCAGCCACCACCTCGGGCGGCTGGAGTCCTCGATCGGGGCCCGGCTCATCCAGCGCGTGGGCCGCGGCATCCGGCTCACCCCCGAAGGCGAGGTTTTGGCACAACGGGCCAGGGAGATCGTCGGGCGGGTGGAGGCGGCCTCCGCCGAGATGGCCGCCCACGTCGGGCTCCGGGCCGGGCGGGTCCGGGTCGCCGGTTTCCAGACGGTCCTCAGTACGATCGTCCCCAAGGCGGCGGCCGAACTGTCCGCGTCGTACCCAGGCATCGAGCTGAACCTGGTCGACGTGCACCCGGTCGAGGGGCTGCGGATGTTGCGCGCCGGGCACGTCGACCTCGCCCTGGTGTTCCGGCACGCCGACACCCCGGACGAGGAGGAGGGTTTCCGGCTGACCCACCTGCTGGACGACCCGCTCTACCTGATCAGCCGCGAGCCAGGCCAGCGTCTGGAAGACCACCGCGACTCAGCCTGGGTCGGCGGGTGCGAGCGGTGCCGCGCGACGATGGTCGCCGCCTGCCGGCAAGCGGGCTTCACGCCGCGGATCGCGTACAGCAGTGACGACATGGTCGTGGTCCAGACGCTCGTGGCGGCCGGCATGGGGGTCGCCACCCTGCCTGGGCTCGCACTCCAGGCGCACCGCACGCCGGGGGTGCACGCCACCGAGATCCCGGGCAACGCCCGGCACATCTTCGCCGTCACCTACGGCGAGCCGCCGGACCCGCCCGCGACCACCGCCCTGCTCAAGATCCTCAGGACGACCACATAG